Genomic window (Sulfurimonas sp.):
GTTGTTTTATCACTAAACTTTACCACTACTATCAATTCTTTGTTGTTTTTCCCCGCTAGAACACTTGAACTTTTTCCTCTAAAAATTATCTCAGCTTCAAAGTTAAGAAGAGATTTTTGTACTCCAAGAATATACTCTTGCCAAAGTGTTTCATTTTTTACTGTGATTTGTCCTACTAGATAATGAGGCATCTCTAAATCCTTCTATTTTTCATTTATTAGAAAAAATTATACCTTATATACCCATAAGAATCAATCTAGTTTTTATTATTACTAGAGTCTAGTAATA
Coding sequences:
- a CDS encoding DUF1330 domain-containing protein; amino-acid sequence: MPHYLVGQITVKNETLWQEYILGVQKSLLNFEAEIIFRGKSSSVLAGKNNKELIVVVKFSDKTTLDAWFNSKKYQSIIATRDAAADVVITCYDEY